The window CCGTTGGCAAAACGCGTCCCTGATGGCCGCGGCAGATCTGCTCTCAGAGGCGCAGCGCCAACACAATGCCGGCGCCTTCTTTGGCTCCATCCTGGGTACGCTGAGCCATATCCTTTGGGGTGACTCGGCCTGGATGAATCGTCTGACGCAAACGCCCTTCACTCCCACCCCCATCGATGAATCGGGTCGACTTTGGAGAGATTGGTCGGCCTACAAAATAGCGCGTGTTGCCATGGACGAACGAATCATTGAATGGGCTTATTCGGTGGACGACAGTTTTTTCAAAAAAGATCTCACTTACATCACTGCCAAGGGCATTCAAGTCACAAAGCCACTAGACCTGGTCGTGATGCACATCTTCAACCACCAAACCCATCACCGGGGTCAGGCTCATTGCTTGTTGACGCAGTTTGGCGCCAAGACAGCCGATACTGACATTTTGATTTACAGAGAAAACACATGAGCTTTGACGTTCAAGCCGCAACAGACAATTACATCAACGCCCTAGGGCCAGAAGCCCTGGCCAAGGCAACCGCTTACACCTCTGGGTCGCATTGGACCATGCTGTGGGGCTTCCTCATTTCGACAGCAGTGGCCTGGTTGGTGATCAAGCTGAAAGTGCTCGACAAGATTGAAGGAAAGCTGAGCCACAGAAGCCTTTGGTTTCGTTCGTTTGCGATCAGTGCCGCCTACCTAGTCTTGTCCTCCTTGCTCGTACTCCCATGGACGTTGTATGCCGATTGGTGGCGTGAGCTGGCTTACGGAAAAACAAACCAGCCTTTGTCTGATTTCTTAAGCCAAGGTTTTGTGATGCTGATCATCTCTTCACTTTTTGGCGGCTTGTTTTTATCGGGGATCTACTTTTGTATCCGACGTCTGGGCACTTACTGGTGGGCTTGGTCTGGAGGCGTGGCAGCTGTCGCCGTGACAAGCATGATGCTGATCGGTCCCATTTGGATCGAACCGCTGTTCAACAAGTACACACCCTTGCCGCAAGGTGAGGTACGTGAAGCGCTTGAGGTGTTGGCCAAACAAGCCAACATTCAACCCGACCGAATCTTTGTCTACGACGGTTCAAGACAATCCAATCGATTTACCGCCAATGTCTCTGGCCTAGGTTCGAGCGCGCGAATTGCCATCTCAGATGTGGCGCTCACATCGGCATCTTTGGACGAAGTCAAAGCGGTAACTGGACATGAAATTGGCCACTACGTATCGGATCACATCTGGAATTTGATCGGCACAGCCGTTTTGATGTCGATGATTTTCTTTTACCTCTCCAATGCCATGTTCATGAAAGTGGCGAACCTCATGGGCGCCAAGGCCAGCATTGCAGAACCTCGAGGGGTGGCCGTCTTGCTGGTATGCATCTCTTTTTTAAGTTTGTTGGCACAACCTGTCACCAACTACGTGATTCGACTGGGTGAAACAGAAGCTGACCAATATTCTTATAAGGCTGTGAATCTGCCAGATGCCATGGCCTCTGCGCTGGTTAAAACGGCAGAATACAGAGATCCGCGGCCGCATCCTTTGCAAGAGCTGATTTTTTACACGCATCCCTCTGTTGAGAAACGTGTGAAAGCCGCCATGGAATGGAAAGCGCAACATTCAAACTAAGGTTTGCGCCATTGGCATCCAACTGAATCTCATTTATAAATCGATCAAAGTTCAAACCATTCAAACAGGTACACCATGAACATTACCGTTGAAACCACTGTTCACGCCCCAATCGACAAAGTGTGGACGGCATACACCACACCCGATGACATCGTTCAATGGAATGCGGCCTCAGATGACTGGCATACCACTTCTGCCAGCGTAGAGTTGCGAGTGGGGGGACAGTTTTCTTCGCGCATGGAAGCCAAAGATGGCAGTTTTGGATTTGATTTTGCAGGGACCTATACCAAGATTGTTCCCAATGAATGCATTGAGTACCAATTTGGAGACCGCTCTGCTTCAGTTGAATTTATTCAAACAGACAAGGGTGTGAAGGTTCGCATCAGCTTCGTTGCGGAGGAAGAGCATTCCGTTGAGCAACAACAAGAAGGCTGGCTGGCCATTTTGAACCGCTTCGCCAAACACGTTGAGAATAAGCATTGATTTCCTAAGTCGGCACTAGATCAATCTTTTTGCCGACGTCCTTCAATGTTGACAGGCAAGGGCTGAATGTCCAGCATGCCATAGGGTCCCACCACCTCGCCAGTCAGTGCATCGTCTTTGACTTGGGCCTTGACCGACTTCAACTGGCCCTCAGAGTTCACAAAACTGAAATGCAACGCATTGCCGTGAATGCGCGCACCCAATAGCGTTTGCTGTTTTCCTTGATGGTCCAAGATGCCGCCAATCCTCTGATGCACTTGCACCAATTTCAAGCTTGCGGGTATTTTTCCGTCGATCCCAGAGACAGACCAAACACCAGACACCTTGGCAGGCACAGTCCAAAAATAACCTGTCCCGTTGCCAACACGTATCACTTCGTCAGGCTCCCAATCCCCCATCGAAAATGTGTTGGACAAAATGCGTGTACCAGGCTTCATGTTCAACAAAGTGGGTCGCAATTGGGCATTCAATTCTTCCAACAGATACAGCGTCACCACGCTGGCCTTTGAAAAGTCTTCTTTGAAAATATCACCATGAACAATGTTGACACGACTGGCAACGCCAGCACGTTGCGCATTGCGGTTGGCCAAAGCCGCTAACTCTTTGTTGTATTCAATGCCCCAAGCACGTGCGCCAAATTGTTTGGCAGCCGCAATGGGAATTTTTCCGTCGCCCGCACCCAAGTCAACCAGTTCATCGTCGGGGCCTACTTTGGCAGCTTCCAGCATTTTGTAGACCAAATCGTCACTGGTGGGCAGCCACATCACATCCTTGCCCATCTGTCCGCGTTTAGGGACATAGGTTTCTGGCAGGATGGTGCTGCAAGCTTGCAAGCCTAAGGCGATGCAGAGGATGAAAGCGCGAAATAAAGTTGGGGACTTAGACCCAAGGCGAGTGTCCGTCATAAAACCATCATTGCAATACTGAATGGCTCTGAATGTACACAAATCAAGAAATCCGTGTCATGTCATGAAAGTAAAACCTTGATGGCTCATGAGTTCATGGACATGTGGCTTACTGCATGGCTGTGGTCATCGCTTTGCCTGGGTGAATTAACTTGCGACGACCATCTGGTGTTGCTTCTGCAGTGTTCTGAATCAAGGCAATCACTTGCTCAGGCTTTAAGGCCGGTTTGACTGCCAAAATTTTGGCGGCCAAGTTTGCCACATTGGGTGAGGCCATGGATGTACCCGACAAAGCCACGCGTGCACCACCGGGTAAATAGCTGTCCACTTGGTAGCCATTTGCGTGAACTTTGACTGTGGGACCATAACTGGTGAAAGGTGCCTCATCACCTGCTTTGTCTACAGCACCGACAGTCAGTAAGTTGGGTAAGACAATGCTTGATGGGATAAATTCACCAAAAGAAGAATCCGAGTTGCTGTTACCCGCAGCTGAGATGAACAAAATTTCAGGCGCACTCGAAAAAGCTTTGATCAAAGCTTTCTTTTCAATTTCAAAATAAGTACGAGCTAGCTTTTGGCGTTCTTCTGTGGTTTTGCCAATGCCACATTGCTCAAGGCTGTCCTCAATTCCCTTGACGTTGCCGCCCCAGCTCATGTTGACCACGCGTACTTTGTTTCTCTTGAAAAAGTCGACATAGGCTTGGTGCGCTAGAGCACCACGCTGTGCCAGTGCCATGCTGGGACAAGGATTGGGTTGCAATTTGTAATCAAACGAAATGCGCGCGTTCAACAAACGCGCCCAAGGATTTCCTTCTACCGCGATACCCGCTACGTGGGTGCCGTGGACATAATTGCCCACAAGGCCCAGTTGCTCCATGGTTGATTTGAATTGTTCTGGCTTGAGCGAGGACAGTTGCTTCTTAACTTCCGATGCTTCAGCACTGTCAATGTTGGATTGCAAATCGGAAAAGCCCTTGGTACGAGACAGCATGGCAGGCAATTCTGAATGCATCTCCTTAGGAATGGGGTACAGCGCATGCTTTGAAGGTTTGGCCTCTAAATCAAAGGCAATGGTGGCTGGTTTTCCCTTGGCATCTTTTAGCAATTGCTGGGGAAATAATTGACTGTCAACGCCACTGTCCCACACAGCCACATGCACTGGCTTGTAATTGCCTGATGTAGGAAGCGAGATATTGCGTGCTGCCCAAATGTCGGCCTTTTCAATCTTGTTTCGGTCTAGATAGGCACTGTAAGTGGTAATCAAAGTTTGCTTCAATGGCACAGCAGTTTCCAATGCGTAGCGCACAAAGATCAAATCTGCCACGATGTCAGAACTGATATTGCCATTGTTCTTGTCCACTGTCTTTTGGAGCACATCTTTGACATTGCCCAACAACTGCCCTTCGCCGATCACTTCTGCGCTGGCTTTGTAAGATTTAATGTCATTGGAAATCACCGAATAAGGATGTATTGAAAGCTCCTTATCGATGAACTGGCTGACTTCTGCAAAGTACTCTGGCGTATTGAGAGTTCCTGTTTTCTTGACAGCAGCCACCATAGCGCGCAGACGCAAAGCCGACAGCAGCTTGTCCGCAGGCTTTTCCTCTAAAGCTCTCACTTTTTCTGCTTTGATCAACGCTTCATCGTAATTTCCCAGCAGAAAGTCGAGCAGCATGATGGTTTGCAGATAACGGCGGTGTGCTGCTTTGTCGGAAATATCATATTTAGCCAAAACGCCTTCCATGTCCTCCCGAACTTTGAGCGTCGTCTTGGCAAATAAAGCTTTGTCTCTGACGATCTTCTCAAGTGGCTCCGACAGGGTGTAAGTGAATCTGGGAAGGTCGGCTTCTTTTTCTATGCGCTGCTTGTCTGCTGCAAAACAAAAAGCACTGATAGACAGCGCCACGACGGCAAACAAGGTTCTTTGGGCAATGCGACGTTTTAACATTTGGATCTCAAAAACAACAATGCCCAATGTTAAACATTGGGCATTGCTAAGTGTCAACTTCTTTTTAAGGGTGCAGGTAGAAAACAATGAACAATGCGCCACTTGTTGGCGCATTTTCATTTCGGTCAAGTGGGCCGAGTTGACGAGGCGGATCTGAGTACAGATATTTAACCTAGCAATGCCTCAAGCTTGTCAAAACTGCCGGTCCATCCCATGGACATGCCAGCTCTTTCATTGACAAATTGAAGGATGTCTTCTGGGGTGGACTGCTCCGGCGTCCAGCGAAGTGTGAGTCGGCTTGTATGCGCATCTTCAGGAGCCAAATCAATGCGCGTGTTCATTTCCAGAGGCCAATTGGAAAAGAAAACAGGCCGAATGACTTGCTCGTTGGCATCGCAAAATTGCTGGGTATAAACAATGCGATGCGACGGGCTCAACTCAAGGTATCTGACCAACCCGTACATAGGCTCACCCCCGTTGAAAGACATCTCATAAAAAGAGGTTTCATTCAAGGATGCTGCCGTTCTAATAAACTTCATGGACGCGCCAGTGGGCGGTAGCCACTGTGAAAGCTGCTTGGGTTGCGAACACATCTCGTACAGTCGATCGACAGGTGCATTGAAAGTTCTGGCAATTAAAATATGTCCTGCCCTGTGGTCTTTTTGACAAGGAACTCACCCAATCGATCCCAAGTGGTTTCACCTCCAGCTTGACGGATGTGCCCCTTCATTTCATGTGCAATCTCAGCTGAGGCAAACGCCATTTCCATGGTCATTTCAGTTAGGCCCTGCAGTTCATTAAACTGCACAGTCACCCTGAACAAAGGTGGACGATCTTTGTGGCCCCCGTGGTCGTACACCAAGCGCTCCATAGGGACCACGTCGAGGTATTGGGTTGTGTTTTCATAATCAGTACCGTCGGGCCCATGCATCGTGTAATGCCAGTGCCCGCCCGATCTAAGGTCACGATCATGCACGGTCAACGTAAATCCACGAGGACCCCACCACTGCGAAATTTGTTCGGGTGTAGCCCATGCTTCCCATACAGCTTGTAGTGGTGCGTCATAAATGCGGTTGATCGCGATGACGTTGGATTTTGGGTGAGTCGCCATTTGGATTTATCGATTGAATTGCTTATGACTTTCGTGCGACCCAGAAGGTAGCGCCATTGGGACCATATTGCTCTGCGTGCTCAGTTCCACGGGGGATGAAAAAGCCTTGTCCCGCTTCAAATGTTTGCGCACCTGTCGCAAGGGTTAATTTCACTTGACCTGTGGCCACCTGAACTCTGGCATCAAAGGGGTGTGTGTGCTTTTCAATGACCAGATTGGGGGCCCACTCTTTTTTAATGATCTCGTCGAAGCCGTCGTCCATGGCTTGGGTTGAAAAATCATTGAAGTTGGCGTGTGACTTCATGGTTTATTCTTTCATCAGATACGTTAAGCTCAGGTTGATCTGGAGGCTTTTATGACACACAAATTTGCAATCATCGGGCTCGGCATCATGGGACGGCGCATGCTTGAAAACGTGATGCGCCACCCTGAATTTGAAGTAAGTGGCCTATGGGACCCCTCGGCTGACGCTATTGCCAAAACACGCCTCATCTTACCAAATGCGCCCATTACGCAAAGCCCCCAGGAGGCCATGAAAGGCGCAAACGTGGTGTACTTGGCTTGTCCACCAGCTCCTCGCAAAACTTATGCGTTAGAAGCCGCAGCCAACGGGCAAGGTGTGTTCATGGAAAAACCCTTGGGCACGGACAATGCACAAAGCCGCGACCTCTTGAAACAATTGGAAAAGGCGCGCTTGCCTAGCGTGGTGAACTTCACGCAAGCAGCCTCTCGTGGCTTTGAAGAATTGACCCGCGCCATACAAGCTGGCGAGGTCGGTGAATTGCTGGGCATTGACATCGTGGTGAACTACCCCGCTTGGCCTCGGGCGTGGCAAAAGGAAGCCGACTGGTTGCGCTTTCGTCATGAGGGCGGCTACACACGCGAAGTCATTTCGCATTTCTTGTTTTTAGCTGGCCGCTATTTAGGCCCATTGAAACTTCAGTATGCGTCACCTCGCTATCCTCAAGACCCCTCTCTGTGTGAGTTGGACATGCTGGCCAGACTGACCACGGAAGATGGCAGTCCCGTCACTGTGATGGCCACCACCGGTGGCATGCAACCAGACCGACAAGAAGTGACAGTGCGTGGTAGTCGAATGAACTTTCAATTCAGAGAGTTTTTTCAGCTGTGGTGCTCAGATGGCGGCCCTTGGAAAGAGGCCGTGGACTGGTCGAAAGAAGACCCACGCGCAAGCGCGTTGCAACGCCAATTGGATGAAGTAGACAAGTGGCTTAAAGGACAAGCTCACAAGTTGGCTACTGCACAAGAAGCTTTGGCAGTTCAAGAGTTGGTGGAGGCCATGCTTCAAGGACATCCCAATTAATCATTTGAAATATGAAACTTGAAATTCGCATTGACGATCTATCAACCGAGACATCGCAATCCATCGTTCGTGAGCACTTGGCTGGCATGATGGCAAACACCCCTATCGAAAGCGTCCATGCACTTCCTCTAGAAAAACTTCGGAGGCCATCCATTACCTTTTGGACAGCTTGGATGGGCGATGATCTTTGCGGCTGTGGGGCGCTGCAAATGCTGAATCCCGAACATGGGGAAGTTAAATCTATGCGAACGCGTCAAAGGTTTTTAAGACAAGGCGTAGGTCAAGCCATGTTGCTGCACATCATCAATGAAGCCACGGCACGTGGGATGAATCGTTTAAGCCTTGAGACTGGTTCATCGGAAGATTTTGCTGCAGCCAGATCCATGTATTACAGGCATGGGTTTGAAATCTGCGGGCCATTTGGCGATTACAAATTAGATCCTCTAAGTGTGTTTATGACCAAACAGCTATCGCCTGTGCCAAAATCTGAATCACTTTCTGTATTGGATCTGAAAAATGATTGAAGGCTCTTGTTTGTGTGGCTCAGTCACTTGGCAATTGGATGGCCAACCTGATGGCGCCACTGCCTGTAATTGCACGGCATGTCGAAGGTACGGAACTCTATGGGCGTATGGCTATGTCGATGAAGACATCCGGACGCAAGGTGAAACACGTGCCTATGTTCGTCACAATGCCGTATTGGAATTTCACTTCTGCCCCAAGTGCGGATGCATGGCTTTTTGGCGTGGTCTAGGAGCGGACGAAACTGGCAAAACTCGCATTGCTGTGAATTTAAGACTGGCTGAGCCAGGCGTTGTGGCTCAAATTCCAATCGATCATTTTGATGGTTTGGACACTTTCACAGACATGCCGCGAGATGGAAAGTGCGTTGCCGATTATTGGTCCTAGTGAGAATCTGAAAACAGTTTTAAGATTCTGGATACCACTTAGTTCATTCAATGAAAACCATGCCAACAATACGTCAATATGCAGATGCCACTGACCGAATTCAAGTTGTTGAACTATGGCGTAATGTCTTCGGCTACGAAACTGCACACAACGAACCCAACCTGGCCATTTCAAAAAAAATCGCCATCAACGATGGTTTGTTTTTTGTTGCAGTTGAAAACGAAGCTATCGCTGGCACGATCATGGCGGGCTACGACGGGCATCGTGGATGGTTGTATTCTGTGGCGGTAGATCCTGGCAAACGACTCCATGGTTTAGGCAGTGCACTCGTTCACCATGCTGAAAAAGCACTGGCTGAATTGGGTTGCATGAAAGTCAATCTTCAACTGCTGGATACCAATGAAGCAACTGCCGCTTTTTATAAATCGATTGGCTACGCAGTTGAACCTCGTGTGAGTATGGGTAAATTGTTATAACGAGCTGTCCAGCTGCTTAAATTGAATCACATTACCTTCTGGGTCACAGCCATCTAAAACAACATAGCCACGAATACGCCAAGCTTGCTTGAGAGGTTTGAGATAGCCACCATTCACTTTAGCGGCGGCTCGAACAATCTCTAGGTCATCTACGACAAATACAGGCTTTAAGGCAACATCATCTCGCTTAATGGGCGGCGACTCAATTTCGATGCTGTCTGCATATGCTTTTGAAATGGCATGAACCACAACTTCGTGGTTTTGTCCTACCAAGAGATCATGCGTTTTATCGGAAGCTTCAAGCTTCAGTCCCAAAGCTTGCTGATAAAACAATGAAACTTGTTCTACATTTTTTGCAAAAATGCACAAAGCTTGCAAGGGTGACTGATTTTTCTTGGCCATTTGCTGTCCGAGGAATGGATAAAGTTGTTTTTATACCCGATAAGAAACCAAACTTAACGTGCATACCAGTTGAAGCAGGCAGCTCAAGTTGGCAATTCAGCGTATTGTGGCAATGCGTCTTGAATCTCATACCAAGAAGCCTTTGAAGCAACATAGATGTGATGATCTGGTTTGCAACTGGGTTCATCTTTTACGACACAGACTGCAATGGCAGAAAAAATCGTACTTGAAGTCATCTGGGATTTCAGATTGAATGACGCGACACACGCGATTTGTTTCTAGTTCATCAGCCCCAAATACGACCAAACAATGCCACCTAGATAGCGACTTGGAAGCAATGTAAAAATTCCTGCGCCAATACAAGCGCCCAGATACAAACCCACCATTGCTTTGCGATGTTTTTCAATCTCTTTCATAGCCAAGGCTCTGAACGCGTAAACAAGCCAAAAAGCTGTAAACGGAACCAATAAATGTATAGGTGTGTAGCCCCATATATTTGGCAACCCATAGTCTCTAATGAAGATGGCTGAA is drawn from Limnohabitans sp. 103DPR2 and contains these coding sequences:
- a CDS encoding DinB family protein; the protein is MISAKYAQAFARYNRWQNASLMAAADLLSEAQRQHNAGAFFGSILGTLSHILWGDSAWMNRLTQTPFTPTPIDESGRLWRDWSAYKIARVAMDERIIEWAYSVDDSFFKKDLTYITAKGIQVTKPLDLVVMHIFNHQTHHRGQAHCLLTQFGAKTADTDILIYRENT
- a CDS encoding M48 family metallopeptidase, whose amino-acid sequence is MSFDVQAATDNYINALGPEALAKATAYTSGSHWTMLWGFLISTAVAWLVIKLKVLDKIEGKLSHRSLWFRSFAISAAYLVLSSLLVLPWTLYADWWRELAYGKTNQPLSDFLSQGFVMLIISSLFGGLFLSGIYFCIRRLGTYWWAWSGGVAAVAVTSMMLIGPIWIEPLFNKYTPLPQGEVREALEVLAKQANIQPDRIFVYDGSRQSNRFTANVSGLGSSARIAISDVALTSASLDEVKAVTGHEIGHYVSDHIWNLIGTAVLMSMIFFYLSNAMFMKVANLMGAKASIAEPRGVAVLLVCISFLSLLAQPVTNYVIRLGETEADQYSYKAVNLPDAMASALVKTAEYRDPRPHPLQELIFYTHPSVEKRVKAAMEWKAQHSN
- a CDS encoding SRPBCC family protein is translated as MNITVETTVHAPIDKVWTAYTTPDDIVQWNAASDDWHTTSASVELRVGGQFSSRMEAKDGSFGFDFAGTYTKIVPNECIEYQFGDRSASVEFIQTDKGVKVRISFVAEEEHSVEQQQEGWLAILNRFAKHVENKH
- a CDS encoding SAM-dependent methyltransferase → MTDTRLGSKSPTLFRAFILCIALGLQACSTILPETYVPKRGQMGKDVMWLPTSDDLVYKMLEAAKVGPDDELVDLGAGDGKIPIAAAKQFGARAWGIEYNKELAALANRNAQRAGVASRVNIVHGDIFKEDFSKASVVTLYLLEELNAQLRPTLLNMKPGTRILSNTFSMGDWEPDEVIRVGNGTGYFWTVPAKVSGVWSVSGIDGKIPASLKLVQVHQRIGGILDHQGKQQTLLGARIHGNALHFSFVNSEGQLKSVKAQVKDDALTGEVVGPYGMLDIQPLPVNIEGRRQKD
- a CDS encoding S8 family peptidase — its product is MLKRRIAQRTLFAVVALSISAFCFAADKQRIEKEADLPRFTYTLSEPLEKIVRDKALFAKTTLKVREDMEGVLAKYDISDKAAHRRYLQTIMLLDFLLGNYDEALIKAEKVRALEEKPADKLLSALRLRAMVAAVKKTGTLNTPEYFAEVSQFIDKELSIHPYSVISNDIKSYKASAEVIGEGQLLGNVKDVLQKTVDKNNGNISSDIVADLIFVRYALETAVPLKQTLITTYSAYLDRNKIEKADIWAARNISLPTSGNYKPVHVAVWDSGVDSQLFPQQLLKDAKGKPATIAFDLEAKPSKHALYPIPKEMHSELPAMLSRTKGFSDLQSNIDSAEASEVKKQLSSLKPEQFKSTMEQLGLVGNYVHGTHVAGIAVEGNPWARLLNARISFDYKLQPNPCPSMALAQRGALAHQAYVDFFKRNKVRVVNMSWGGNVKGIEDSLEQCGIGKTTEERQKLARTYFEIEKKALIKAFSSAPEILFISAAGNSNSDSSFGEFIPSSIVLPNLLTVGAVDKAGDEAPFTSYGPTVKVHANGYQVDSYLPGGARVALSGTSMASPNVANLAAKILAVKPALKPEQVIALIQNTAEATPDGRRKLIHPGKAMTTAMQ
- a CDS encoding SRPBCC family protein, encoding MLIARTFNAPVDRLYEMCSQPKQLSQWLPPTGASMKFIRTAASLNETSFYEMSFNGGEPMYGLVRYLELSPSHRIVYTQQFCDANEQVIRPVFFSNWPLEMNTRIDLAPEDAHTSRLTLRWTPEQSTPEDILQFVNERAGMSMGWTGSFDKLEALLG
- a CDS encoding SRPBCC domain-containing protein; this translates as MATHPKSNVIAINRIYDAPLQAVWEAWATPEQISQWWGPRGFTLTVHDRDLRSGGHWHYTMHGPDGTDYENTTQYLDVVPMERLVYDHGGHKDRPPLFRVTVQFNELQGLTEMTMEMAFASAEIAHEMKGHIRQAGGETTWDRLGEFLVKKTTGQDIF
- a CDS encoding cupin domain-containing protein encodes the protein MKSHANFNDFSTQAMDDGFDEIIKKEWAPNLVIEKHTHPFDARVQVATGQVKLTLATGAQTFEAGQGFFIPRGTEHAEQYGPNGATFWVARKS
- a CDS encoding Gfo/Idh/MocA family protein; protein product: MTHKFAIIGLGIMGRRMLENVMRHPEFEVSGLWDPSADAIAKTRLILPNAPITQSPQEAMKGANVVYLACPPAPRKTYALEAAANGQGVFMEKPLGTDNAQSRDLLKQLEKARLPSVVNFTQAASRGFEELTRAIQAGEVGELLGIDIVVNYPAWPRAWQKEADWLRFRHEGGYTREVISHFLFLAGRYLGPLKLQYASPRYPQDPSLCELDMLARLTTEDGSPVTVMATTGGMQPDRQEVTVRGSRMNFQFREFFQLWCSDGGPWKEAVDWSKEDPRASALQRQLDEVDKWLKGQAHKLATAQEALAVQELVEAMLQGHPN
- a CDS encoding GNAT family N-acetyltransferase; translation: MKLEIRIDDLSTETSQSIVREHLAGMMANTPIESVHALPLEKLRRPSITFWTAWMGDDLCGCGALQMLNPEHGEVKSMRTRQRFLRQGVGQAMLLHIINEATARGMNRLSLETGSSEDFAAARSMYYRHGFEICGPFGDYKLDPLSVFMTKQLSPVPKSESLSVLDLKND
- a CDS encoding GFA family protein, which encodes MIEGSCLCGSVTWQLDGQPDGATACNCTACRRYGTLWAYGYVDEDIRTQGETRAYVRHNAVLEFHFCPKCGCMAFWRGLGADETGKTRIAVNLRLAEPGVVAQIPIDHFDGLDTFTDMPRDGKCVADYWS
- a CDS encoding GNAT family acetyltransferase, with the protein product MKTMPTIRQYADATDRIQVVELWRNVFGYETAHNEPNLAISKKIAINDGLFFVAVENEAIAGTIMAGYDGHRGWLYSVAVDPGKRLHGLGSALVHHAEKALAELGCMKVNLQLLDTNEATAAFYKSIGYAVEPRVSMGKLL
- a CDS encoding glyoxalase/bleomycin resistance/dioxygenase family protein; translated protein: MAKKNQSPLQALCIFAKNVEQVSLFYQQALGLKLEASDKTHDLLVGQNHEVVVHAISKAYADSIEIESPPIKRDDVALKPVFVVDDLEIVRAAAKVNGGYLKPLKQAWRIRGYVVLDGCDPEGNVIQFKQLDSSL
- a CDS encoding DUF2306 domain-containing protein, producing MQMSPVIAVHLSATLTALVIGPIAMWARLGQTKRPWIHRAIGYGWVTMMIVSALSAIFIRDYGLPNIWGYTPIHLLVPFTAFWLVYAFRALAMKEIEKHRKAMVGLYLGACIGAGIFTLLPSRYLGGIVWSYLGLMN